One Pseudomonadota bacterium genomic window carries:
- a CDS encoding ceramidase domain-containing protein, whose amino-acid sequence MDIQKKKAIGISLIILVTTAAIVGLLFVEPIPQDPGYHQFQDSKLILTIPNFRNVVSNIAFFIVGVLGVIKLRETERLKIIPDIKFVYYCLFSGMILVAFGSGFYHIRPDNQTLVWDRLPMTIIFMALFSIVIVRADFKM is encoded by the coding sequence ATGGATATACAAAAAAAGAAAGCTATCGGGATTTCATTAATAATATTGGTGACCACTGCTGCAATCGTCGGGCTTTTGTTTGTTGAACCAATCCCGCAGGATCCCGGATATCATCAATTTCAAGATTCAAAATTAATTCTGACAATACCTAATTTCCGGAATGTTGTTTCTAATATTGCTTTTTTTATAGTAGGTGTTCTGGGAGTAATAAAACTAAGAGAAACTGAAAGGTTAAAAATCATACCTGATATTAAATTTGTATATTATTGTTTATTTTCGGGTATGATATTAGTTGCATTCGGCTCCGGTTTCTACCATATCCGGCCTGACAACCAGACATTGGTGTGGGATCGTTTACCAATGACGATAATCTTTATGGCCTTATTCTCCATTGTCATTGTCAGGGCCGACTTTAAAATGTAA
- a CDS encoding DUF4143 domain-containing protein, with protein sequence MGLNFKYLEQIESCTCKLHRFNQWKKSNIYFYRDSKGNEVDLLLKSGSDIFPVEIKAGMTITRDYFKGLNHFAKVFSEHIPKGAGIVYSGSESQKRTNVTIVPFKRMIDLFRIVEE encoded by the coding sequence GTGGGGCTAAACTTTAAATATTTGGAACAAATTGAAAGTTGCACTTGCAAATTACACCGTTTTAATCAGTGGAAGAAAAGTAATATTTACTTTTACCGCGACAGCAAGGGAAATGAGGTTGATCTGCTGCTAAAAAGTGGATCAGATATTTTTCCTGTTGAGATCAAAGCAGGCATGACCATAACCAGAGACTATTTCAAAGGCTTGAACCATTTTGCGAAAGTATTTTCAGAACACATTCCCAAAGGCGCTGGCATTGTTTATAGCGGTAGCGAAAGTCAAAAAAGAACGAATGTTACGATTGTTCCGTTTAAGCGCATGATTGATCTTTTTCGGATTGTAGAAGAATAA
- a CDS encoding PAS domain S-box protein has product MNKIINRKFLLLLLLVFVIGITAMWWVAYSTDKNMRQELLIHARITANAINIEHIDSLSGSESDLGTPAYERIKSQLESMRNAVSKCRFLYLMGRRSDGVVFFYVDSLPVDSKDYAPPGLVYKEVSDSYLHYFNTKQEAVAGPVTDRWGKLVTALIPLTDPHTNNLVAVLGMDVDAKDWYKEIIGRCFIPFTVMLLFAVSIILFASRKQAAKALKENEKKHRLFFENAPIGIIHYDKQGIISAVNEEMIAILGSTREKLIGLNMLDLPNETMTNEIRKSLNGVRGYYEGQYTSFTGGKILNIIASWIPIFRAGSFIHGSGIIEDITKRKKTEETLARRMELERLISKISSEFVGLSSDEIDAGINLALASVGAFSGADRAYVFLFQKSGNLVDNSHEWCANGIQPQIDDLKDIPLALELPWFTEQIQKHEVFYVPNVKYLPPEALVEQKHFEDQGIKSLIVLPMKLSNHLLGFIGFDAVHEYQTWDYDNQAILRFIGEIFINDIERKRTDKEQENLQVKLANALEMAHLASWEYDAINDLFTFNDYFYKIFHTTADQAGGYTMSLAEYFRRFVHHDDISYLEEESRKAIEANASQYKLEHRIFYADGTIGYISVLCSVIRDANGQILKTYGVNQDITERKKAEDRLRESEEKLARSKKMESLGLLAGGVAHDLNNVLSGIVSYPELLLLDLPEDSKLRKPIETIQESGNKAVSIVQELLTIARGVASPKEPLNLNNIVKEYLHSPEYNKLKQFHQAIEIKTDLDQDLVNIAGSLIHIRKLIMNLIANAAEAIEDSGTVIISTRNCYVDRPIRGYEDVNTGEYVILSVADDGPGILVEHLERIFEPFFTKKIMGKSGTGLGLAVVWNVMQDHKGYINVTSNGSGTIFDLYFPITRDKTFKKDKPLLIKEYKGNHETIMVIDDVESQREITCNILKTLGYDSFAVPGGEEAIEYLKEHAVDLIILDMIMEPGLSGRETYERIIKIYPKQKAIIVSGFSETNEVKETQDLGAGQYLKKPLTLEKIGLAIKLELEKQ; this is encoded by the coding sequence ATGAATAAAATAATAAACCGCAAATTTCTACTCTTACTCCTGCTTGTTTTCGTTATAGGCATCACAGCCATGTGGTGGGTAGCGTATTCGACCGATAAAAATATGCGGCAGGAGCTGCTTATACATGCAAGGATCACTGCGAATGCCATTAATATCGAACATATTGACTCTTTGTCCGGTTCTGAAAGTGATTTGGGTACACCAGCTTATGAGCGCATAAAGTCACAATTAGAATCAATGCGCAATGCCGTTAGTAAATGTCGATTTCTTTACCTGATGGGACGCCGCTCAGACGGCGTGGTTTTCTTTTATGTGGATTCATTGCCTGTGGATTCCAAGGATTACGCACCACCCGGATTAGTTTACAAGGAAGTTTCGGACTCCTATCTTCATTATTTCAACACAAAACAGGAAGCTGTTGCAGGACCGGTTACCGATAGATGGGGCAAACTGGTTACTGCTCTTATTCCATTAACAGATCCACATACTAATAATCTTGTTGCTGTTCTCGGTATGGATGTTGATGCTAAGGATTGGTACAAAGAAATCATCGGGCGTTGCTTTATACCATTTACGGTAATGCTTCTATTTGCAGTTTCTATCATATTGTTTGCTTCCAGAAAACAGGCAGCCAAAGCTCTTAAGGAGAATGAGAAAAAGCACAGATTATTCTTTGAAAATGCACCAATTGGAATAATTCATTATGATAAGCAAGGAATAATCTCAGCTGTTAATGAAGAGATGATTGCTATATTAGGTTCAACCCGGGAAAAACTCATAGGGTTGAATATGCTCGATCTTCCGAATGAAACTATGACAAATGAAATTCGCAAATCCCTTAATGGTGTTCGTGGATATTATGAAGGTCAATATACATCTTTTACAGGTGGAAAAATATTAAACATAATAGCTTCCTGGATTCCAATTTTTCGTGCCGGTAGTTTTATTCATGGTTCAGGAATAATTGAAGATATCACAAAACGCAAAAAGACTGAAGAAACCCTGGCACGGCGTATGGAGCTTGAAAGGTTAATCAGTAAAATATCTTCGGAATTTGTGGGACTAAGTTCAGACGAAATTGATGCAGGTATCAACCTTGCCCTGGCTTCTGTAGGTGCTTTTTCAGGAGCAGACCGTGCCTATGTCTTTCTTTTTCAAAAAAGCGGTAACCTGGTCGACAATAGTCATGAATGGTGTGCCAATGGTATCCAACCACAAATAGATGATTTAAAGGATATTCCTCTTGCTCTTGAATTGCCATGGTTTACCGAACAAATCCAAAAGCATGAAGTTTTTTATGTGCCAAACGTAAAGTATCTGCCGCCTGAAGCACTGGTGGAACAAAAACACTTTGAGGATCAAGGTATCAAATCGCTTATTGTTCTACCCATGAAGCTTAGTAATCACCTCTTAGGTTTTATCGGATTTGACGCTGTGCATGAGTATCAAACCTGGGACTACGATAACCAGGCTATACTGCGCTTCATTGGTGAAATTTTTATCAATGATATTGAACGAAAACGGACCGATAAAGAACAGGAAAACCTTCAGGTAAAGCTGGCCAATGCTTTAGAAATGGCGCATCTTGCTTCATGGGAATACGACGCCATCAATGATCTCTTTACGTTCAACGACTATTTCTACAAGATTTTTCACACCACAGCCGATCAAGCAGGCGGATATACAATGTCATTGGCTGAATACTTCCGGCGCTTTGTCCATCATGACGACATATCTTATCTTGAGGAAGAATCCCGGAAAGCAATTGAAGCAAACGCCTCCCAGTATAAACTGGAACATCGTATATTTTACGCTGATGGAACAATCGGTTATATCAGCGTCCTATGCTCCGTTATTAGAGATGCCAATGGTCAGATACTCAAAACTTATGGGGTGAATCAGGACATTACCGAGCGTAAGAAAGCGGAAGACAGGTTACGGGAAAGTGAAGAAAAACTTGCAAGATCCAAGAAAATGGAATCACTTGGACTTTTGGCAGGTGGTGTAGCCCATGACCTGAATAATGTATTATCCGGTATAGTCAGCTATCCGGAATTATTATTACTTGATTTACCTGAAGACAGCAAATTAAGAAAACCTATAGAAACCATTCAGGAGTCAGGAAACAAGGCGGTTTCTATCGTTCAGGAACTGTTGACTATAGCTAGGGGCGTAGCATCACCTAAAGAGCCCTTAAATTTAAATAATATTGTCAAAGAATATTTGCATTCCCCCGAATATAATAAACTTAAGCAATTCCATCAAGCCATTGAAATCAAAACCGACCTTGATCAGGATTTGGTTAATATAGCCGGCTCACTTATCCATATCAGAAAATTAATAATGAATCTGATAGCAAATGCTGCTGAAGCTATTGAAGATAGCGGCACTGTTATCATATCGACTAGAAACTGCTATGTAGACAGACCCATAAGAGGATATGAAGACGTAAATACAGGTGAGTATGTTATTTTATCTGTAGCAGATGATGGCCCAGGAATATTAGTGGAACATCTTGAAAGAATTTTTGAGCCGTTTTTTACAAAGAAAATAATGGGCAAAAGCGGTACTGGCTTGGGGCTGGCGGTAGTATGGAATGTTATGCAGGATCACAAAGGCTACATTAATGTTACAAGCAACGGGAGTGGCACTATATTTGATTTATACTTTCCCATTACAAGAGATAAAACATTTAAAAAAGATAAACCTTTATTGATTAAAGAATATAAAGGAAACCATGAAACTATTATGGTTATCGATGATGTGGAAAGTCAAAGAGAGATAACCTGTAATATTTTAAAAACTCTAGGCTATGATAGTTTTGCGGTTCCCGGCGGAGAGGAAGCGATTGAGTATTTGAAAGAACATGCCGTAGATTTGATAATCCTGGATATGATAATGGAGCCGGGCTTAAGTGGTCGTGAGACTTATGAGAGAATAATAAAAATTTATCCTAAGCAAAAAGCTATAATAGTCAGCGGCTTTTCTGAAACAAATGAGGTGAAAGAAACTCAGGACTTAGGCGCAGGTCAATACTTAAAAAAACCGTTAACATTAGAAAAAATAGGACTGGCAATTAAACTTGAACTGGAGAAACAATAA
- a CDS encoding flavodoxin family protein, producing the protein MYAIAINGSPRKGGNTELLLKEVLSELNDAGWETELVKVGGTAIRGCIACEKCFKNQDNQCSVKKDKFNEIYSKMLKADAMILGSPTYFAAVSADLKALIERAGFVAYANNNAFAGKIGAAVVAVRRGGATHAFDTINHMFQMSRMIIPGSTYWNMGFGLGKGEVLEDKEGLANMRHLGKSIDWLGKAIKPKLSKYPKSN; encoded by the coding sequence ATGTACGCAATAGCAATAAACGGAAGCCCAAGAAAGGGCGGGAATACTGAATTGCTTCTTAAGGAAGTGCTTTCCGAATTAAATGATGCCGGCTGGGAAACAGAGCTTGTGAAAGTTGGCGGAACGGCAATTCGTGGTTGTATTGCCTGTGAAAAATGTTTTAAAAATCAAGACAACCAATGTTCTGTTAAAAAGGATAAATTTAATGAAATCTATTCAAAAATGTTGAAGGCTGATGCTATGATTCTGGGCTCACCAACTTATTTTGCGGCTGTATCGGCTGATTTAAAGGCATTGATTGAAAGAGCGGGTTTTGTTGCTTATGCCAACAATAATGCTTTTGCCGGAAAAATAGGGGCGGCGGTAGTTGCGGTCAGGCGAGGTGGTGCCACCCATGCATTTGATACCATTAACCATATGTTCCAGATGTCAAGGATGATTATTCCCGGTTCAACTTACTGGAATATGGGCTTTGGCTTAGGCAAGGGAGAAGTACTTGAAGATAAGGAAGGTCTTGCCAACATGCGGCATCTGGGAAAAAGCATTGATTGGCTTGGCAAGGCTATTAAACCCAAGCTCTCCAAATATCCTAAGAGTAATTGA
- a CDS encoding ATP-dependent RecD-like DNA helicase, whose protein sequence is MELSGQIEIITYTNEKTGYLVAKVKVAGMKKPVTVVGNLLSPALGETFTMKGEWIKHPKFGDQFAVSEFVSIVPEDALGVEKYLGSGMIKGLGPVMAKRIVKKFGEKALSVIENETEKLTEIEGIGKKRIAEIKKAWDEQKSIRSIMLFLYAHGIGSGYAIKIYRKYGDRAVAVLKENPYRLVSDIFGIGFLTADKIAQKFGFLKDSDERIAAGIFYVLSELANDGHVYYPYKLLVEKCAEILDVDRDSIKNKIDDLSLSGKIVIEEIEDKQEDKQSKGVFLLRYHYCETGIANCLKLIADSAGPFKITVSDKAIEWVQKSMAIKLAQKQIEAIKSALYSKVMVITGGPGTGKTTIVNAILKISQSLKLKTLLAAPTGRAAKRMSEATAHEAKTIHRMLEFNFEQGGFQKDENNPLDCDLLIIDEASMIDTILMFGLLKAVPSGTALILVGDVNQLPSVGAGNVLNDIISSGLFSVVVLSEIFRQAKKSRIVINAHRINSGQMPFLKTEDNESDYYFIEQNEPERAVEIIRELVAHRIPKRFGFDPFSDIQVLSPMHKGELGVSNLNMILQEALNPGDALYSSQERNYKIGDKVMQIKNNYDKDVYNGDIGRITSIDSKEQNVMVSFDNRLVKYDFNEIDEIILSYAVSVHKSQGSEYPAVVIPVHTQHYMLLQRNLIYTALTRGRRLVVMVGAKKALAIGINNSKTQKRYTYLKNRLSMTSTLL, encoded by the coding sequence ATGGAACTTTCCGGACAGATTGAAATAATAACCTATACGAATGAAAAGACCGGTTATCTGGTTGCAAAGGTGAAAGTTGCAGGAATGAAAAAACCTGTTACCGTGGTGGGAAATCTTTTGTCCCCGGCCTTGGGCGAAACTTTTACAATGAAAGGAGAATGGATAAAGCATCCCAAGTTTGGTGATCAGTTTGCTGTTTCCGAGTTTGTAAGCATTGTCCCCGAAGATGCCTTGGGTGTGGAAAAATACCTGGGTTCGGGAATGATAAAAGGCCTGGGGCCGGTTATGGCTAAACGCATTGTTAAAAAATTTGGTGAAAAGGCCCTTTCTGTTATCGAAAATGAAACAGAAAAACTTACTGAGATTGAAGGCATAGGCAAAAAACGGATAGCAGAAATAAAAAAAGCCTGGGATGAACAAAAAAGTATACGCAGCATTATGCTTTTTTTGTATGCACATGGAATAGGTTCGGGGTATGCAATAAAAATATATAGAAAATACGGAGACAGAGCTGTTGCGGTGTTAAAGGAAAATCCTTACCGGCTCGTATCCGATATTTTCGGAATAGGGTTTCTGACAGCAGATAAAATCGCACAAAAATTCGGGTTTTTAAAAGATTCTGATGAAAGAATTGCGGCCGGAATTTTCTATGTTCTTTCCGAACTGGCCAATGATGGACACGTCTATTACCCATATAAACTGCTTGTTGAAAAATGTGCTGAGATTCTTGATGTAGATAGAGATAGTATAAAGAACAAGATAGATGATTTGTCTTTATCGGGAAAAATAGTAATAGAAGAAATTGAAGATAAGCAAGAAGATAAACAATCAAAAGGAGTATTTCTTTTAAGATATCATTATTGTGAAACAGGTATTGCAAATTGTTTAAAGCTTATTGCCGATTCGGCGGGCCCTTTTAAAATTACTGTTTCTGATAAGGCCATAGAATGGGTGCAAAAAAGTATGGCAATCAAATTGGCCCAAAAACAGATTGAAGCCATAAAATCCGCTCTTTATAGTAAAGTAATGGTAATTACAGGTGGTCCGGGAACAGGTAAAACTACTATTGTGAATGCCATCCTTAAAATATCTCAAAGTCTGAAGTTAAAAACACTGCTCGCAGCGCCTACCGGAAGAGCTGCAAAACGTATGAGTGAAGCTACAGCGCACGAAGCAAAAACAATTCACAGGATGCTTGAGTTCAATTTCGAGCAGGGAGGATTTCAGAAAGACGAGAATAATCCTCTTGATTGTGATTTGCTGATTATAGATGAAGCATCCATGATAGACACAATCTTGATGTTCGGGCTCTTAAAAGCGGTGCCTTCCGGGACGGCTCTTATTCTTGTGGGAGATGTGAACCAGCTTCCTTCGGTTGGTGCAGGTAATGTTTTAAATGATATTATTTCATCAGGACTTTTTTCTGTTGTTGTGCTGTCTGAAATTTTCCGCCAGGCGAAAAAAAGCCGTATTGTAATAAACGCCCACAGGATAAACAGCGGGCAAATGCCTTTTTTAAAAACTGAAGATAATGAAAGCGATTATTATTTTATAGAACAGAATGAGCCCGAAAGGGCGGTAGAAATAATAAGAGAGCTTGTTGCGCATCGAATACCAAAGCGGTTTGGGTTTGACCCGTTTTCCGACATACAGGTTTTAAGTCCCATGCACAAGGGTGAACTTGGAGTATCCAATCTTAACATGATTTTGCAGGAAGCGCTTAATCCTGGAGATGCATTATATTCGAGCCAGGAGAGAAATTATAAGATTGGAGATAAGGTCATGCAGATTAAAAATAATTATGACAAGGATGTTTATAACGGAGATATCGGAAGAATAACTTCAATTGATTCCAAAGAGCAGAATGTGATGGTTTCCTTTGACAACCGCTTGGTAAAATATGATTTTAATGAAATTGATGAGATAATACTTTCCTATGCGGTATCTGTTCATAAGTCTCAGGGATCTGAATATCCGGCTGTTGTAATTCCTGTTCATACCCAGCATTACATGCTTTTGCAGCGCAACCTGATTTATACTGCTCTTACAAGAGGACGAAGGCTTGTGGTTATGGTGGGTGCAAAAAAAGCGCTTGCAATAGGAATCAATAACAGCAAGACTCAAAAGAGATATACGTATCTTAAAAACCGGCTTAGTATGACATCAACTTTATTGTGA
- a CDS encoding MBL fold metallo-hydrolase, translating into MQITSEIFQVGGSGYTSDKDAAVYLINFGGHAALVDSGCGFSREKLLKNIAACKIQPEQIEYLLITHCHFDHTGGAKGLKDVIDLKIVSHELEAKYLENGDNAVTAANWYGATLQPFSIDRKLSKPREIIELGGRQIEAIHIPGHSPGSVVYLTESEGQKVLFGQDVHGPLNSIILSNRNDYINSLSLLVSLEADILCEGHYGIFHGKDEVRKFITSFSASK; encoded by the coding sequence ATGCAGATTACTTCAGAAATATTTCAGGTTGGAGGAAGCGGATATACATCAGATAAAGATGCTGCCGTATATCTTATTAATTTTGGAGGTCATGCAGCCCTGGTTGATTCGGGGTGCGGCTTTTCCCGAGAGAAACTATTGAAAAACATTGCTGCCTGCAAAATACAACCTGAGCAGATAGAATATCTTCTTATTACCCATTGCCATTTTGATCATACGGGTGGAGCTAAAGGATTGAAAGATGTCATTGATTTGAAGATAGTTTCTCATGAATTGGAAGCAAAATACCTTGAAAATGGCGATAACGCAGTTACAGCAGCCAATTGGTATGGTGCTACTCTCCAGCCTTTTTCAATTGATCGAAAACTTTCAAAGCCGCGTGAAATTATAGAGCTTGGGGGACGACAGATTGAAGCCATTCACATTCCGGGGCATTCTCCCGGTTCAGTGGTCTATCTGACTGAATCTGAAGGCCAAAAAGTCCTTTTCGGGCAGGATGTTCATGGACCGCTTAACTCTATCATTCTTTCCAATAGAAATGATTATATAAATTCTTTAAGTCTTCTGGTAAGCCTTGAGGCGGATATTCTCTGTGAAGGGCATTATGGCATATTTCATGGCAAGGATGAGGTGAGAAAGTTTATTACATCATTTTCAGCATCAAAATAA
- a CDS encoding radical SAM protein yields the protein MNQLRQIAFGYSTRCNVKCAHCVASGGSPGTDKMDFIRAKEIIEEMALAHVSGISFTAGEPLIFLDDICGLILVCKQNRIYTRVVTNGFWANSSDQADKMVSTLRKSGLSQMRISTSRWHQENIDRTNIVNATAACVKQGLDYFVSFVTDFSETDDDVEQFLKENELRYFPEPVIYFGRAENFERRQIFTDYYPNICSMNAYLSPNQDMYACCDAGNRFLKTGFLYLGNLEKESVEELFKKKEQHKIYHLIRSIGLTRMATYLGFMASEIVRYRKCELCEMLFNSKENLEKIEQSIDDLMIVR from the coding sequence ATGAATCAACTACGACAAATAGCTTTCGGATATTCCACCCGTTGCAATGTGAAATGCGCACACTGTGTGGCCTCAGGTGGATCACCGGGTACAGACAAAATGGACTTTATCCGGGCAAAAGAAATTATCGAAGAAATGGCCTTGGCACATGTGAGTGGTATCAGTTTTACTGCCGGAGAGCCGCTCATATTTTTAGATGATATCTGCGGCCTGATTTTGGTTTGTAAGCAAAACCGGATTTATACAAGGGTGGTTACCAATGGGTTCTGGGCAAACTCATCGGATCAGGCAGATAAAATGGTATCTACACTGAGAAAAAGCGGCCTGTCCCAGATGAGGATCAGCACCAGCCGCTGGCATCAGGAGAATATCGACCGCACAAACATTGTTAATGCGACAGCCGCTTGTGTGAAACAGGGGCTGGATTATTTTGTTTCCTTTGTTACGGATTTTTCGGAAACAGATGACGATGTTGAACAGTTTCTTAAAGAAAATGAGTTGCGATATTTTCCGGAACCTGTAATCTATTTCGGAAGAGCAGAGAATTTTGAACGCAGACAGATCTTTACAGATTATTATCCTAACATATGTTCCATGAATGCTTATCTTTCTCCCAATCAGGACATGTATGCCTGCTGTGACGCCGGAAACCGGTTTTTAAAAACCGGGTTTTTATACCTTGGAAATTTGGAAAAGGAATCTGTGGAAGAACTGTTTAAAAAAAAAGAACAGCATAAAATATATCATCTTATCCGAAGTATAGGGCTTACGCGTATGGCTACTTATCTTGGGTTTATGGCCAGTGAAATAGTGCGGTATCGCAAATGCGAGTTGTGTGAAATGCTTTTTAATTCAAAAGAGAATCTGGAAAAGATTGAACAGAGCATAGATGATCTGATGATTGTAAGATAA
- a CDS encoding GntR family transcriptional regulator codes for MVELGKINTLKIIKVVRSGIILDGGTLGEILISEKEAPAHCKVNDNIEVFIYIDSKAKMTATTQKPYAVAGQFALLKVAVSNSYGAFMDWGLKQNLRVPVPEQKQHMKLGQFYVVFVYNNKKNHIAASSRIDKFLSTLPVNFKEGEPVDLIIGESTPLGYKAIINKTHVGVLYKNEVFQILEQGQKVKGFIKKIREDGKIDLCLQKHSAQAFDDLSQSILNILKENGGSLEVSDKSSPEEIYRLFSASKKRFKSAIGGLYKKGMIVIEEHHIKLYRKPVVKHIKTRKQNLNQAARRRKIDK; via the coding sequence ATGGTTGAATTAGGAAAAATAAACACCCTCAAGATTATTAAAGTGGTGAGATCCGGCATAATCTTAGACGGTGGCACACTCGGAGAGATATTGATTTCCGAAAAAGAAGCCCCTGCACATTGCAAGGTAAATGATAATATCGAAGTATTCATATATATCGATTCAAAAGCCAAAATGACCGCTACAACCCAAAAGCCCTATGCCGTGGCAGGTCAGTTTGCTTTGCTCAAGGTGGCAGTATCCAATTCCTATGGAGCTTTTATGGACTGGGGTTTAAAGCAGAACCTGCGCGTCCCGGTACCGGAACAGAAGCAGCACATGAAACTGGGGCAGTTCTATGTCGTGTTTGTTTACAATAATAAAAAGAACCACATAGCAGCTTCATCCAGAATAGATAAGTTTTTGTCAACACTGCCTGTCAATTTCAAAGAGGGTGAGCCGGTGGACCTTATTATCGGTGAGTCAACACCTTTGGGCTATAAAGCGATTATCAACAAAACCCATGTGGGTGTTTTGTATAAGAATGAAGTATTTCAGATCCTGGAACAAGGGCAAAAAGTAAAGGGTTTTATTAAAAAGATCAGAGAAGACGGCAAGATTGATCTTTGCCTTCAAAAACACAGTGCCCAGGCTTTCGATGATTTGTCACAAAGTATTCTAAATATATTAAAAGAAAATGGCGGAAGCCTGGAAGTATCGGATAAAAGTTCACCGGAAGAAATCTACAGGCTGTTTAGCGCCAGCAAAAAAAGATTTAAAAGTGCCATTGGCGGATTGTATAAAAAAGGGATGATTGTTATTGAGGAACACCACATAAAGTTATACCGGAAGCCGGTAGTAAAACATATAAAAACCCGCAAACAGAATTTAAACCAGGCTGCCAGGCGCAGGAAAATTGATAAGTGA
- a CDS encoding FAD-dependent oxidoreductase, translated as MLTETVDIIIIGGGLSGIYAAYLVSQRNKSFIVLEARERVGGRILSPEHQGFFSDLGPSWYWPSIHPEMARLIQTLGLKGYRQFDEGMGRFQSPDGAVRTVSGYVMEPISWRLSGGMMALITKLSKDIPENAIRLNHPVCKIEKKFPGALVSVGELETEPWARFSAKKVILALPPRLAAATIFFNPELSHDLTQEMLKIGTWMAGQAKFCALYDELFWRQTGLSGQAFSQHGPLGEIHDGSNNSQNPYGLTGFVGIPAVQRNHQQLVIEAILSQLADIYGKPAAQPTAFFYHDWARERFTATQFDQPPMYEHPLYHPPAGQASIWDGAIHFAGSETADQHGGYLEGALTAAERAVRNSIEE; from the coding sequence ATTCTTACTGAAACAGTTGATATCATAATTATCGGAGGCGGCCTCAGTGGTATCTATGCCGCCTACCTGGTGTCCCAAAGAAATAAATCTTTTATTGTTCTCGAAGCCCGTGAGCGTGTCGGCGGCAGAATTTTAAGCCCTGAACATCAAGGTTTTTTCTCCGATCTCGGCCCCTCATGGTATTGGCCTTCGATTCACCCGGAAATGGCACGCCTTATCCAAACATTGGGCCTTAAGGGTTATCGTCAGTTTGATGAGGGCATGGGCCGTTTCCAAAGTCCCGATGGAGCCGTCCGAACCGTCAGCGGTTACGTCATGGAACCCATCTCCTGGCGGCTTTCCGGCGGCATGATGGCACTAATCACAAAACTAAGTAAGGATATTCCTGAAAACGCTATCAGACTCAATCACCCGGTATGTAAGATCGAAAAAAAGTTCCCCGGTGCTCTGGTTAGCGTAGGAGAACTGGAAACAGAACCTTGGGCCCGGTTCAGCGCCAAGAAGGTAATCCTTGCTCTGCCGCCGCGCCTTGCCGCTGCTACCATTTTCTTTAACCCTGAACTATCTCATGATTTAACTCAGGAAATGCTGAAAATCGGTACGTGGATGGCGGGCCAGGCAAAATTCTGTGCTCTTTACGATGAGCTTTTCTGGCGGCAAACGGGCCTCTCGGGCCAGGCTTTCAGCCAGCACGGTCCGCTGGGCGAAATCCATGACGGATCCAACAACAGCCAGAACCCTTACGGACTAACCGGCTTTGTCGGTATTCCGGCGGTGCAACGCAACCATCAACAACTCGTTATCGAGGCGATTCTATCTCAACTTGCAGACATTTATGGCAAACCTGCGGCACAACCAACGGCCTTCTTCTACCATGATTGGGCTCGCGAGCGATTTACCGCCACCCAGTTTGACCAGCCGCCTATGTACGAACACCCTCTCTATCACCCCCCGGCAGGTCAAGCCTCCATTTGGGACGGCGCAATACATTTTGCCGGTTCGGAAACCGCCGACCAACACGGCGGTTATCTCGAAGGCGCTTTGACCGCCGCCGAACGGGCGGTAAGAAACAGTATAGAGGAATGA